Proteins co-encoded in one Salarias fasciatus chromosome 4, fSalaFa1.1, whole genome shotgun sequence genomic window:
- the mgrn1b gene encoding E3 ubiquitin-protein ligase MGRN1b isoform X1 — MGSILSRRIAGVEDIDIQANSAYRFPPKSGNYFASHFFMGGEKFDTPHPEGYLFGENMDLNFLGNRPVQFPYVTPAPHEPVKTLRSLVNIRKDSLRLVRYKDDSDTPVEEGGKPKVQYGVEFTFDADARVAITLYCQAFEEFSNGMAVYSPKDPSMVSETVHYKRGVSQQFSMPSFKIDFSEWKEEDLNFDLDRGVFPMVIQAVVDEGDDCLGHAHVLLAAFERHVDGSFSVKPLKQKQIVDRVSYLLQEIYGIENKNNQETKPSDDENSDNSNECVVCLSDLRDTLILPCRHLCLCNSCADTLRYQANNCPICRLPFRALLQIRAVRKKPGALSPVSFSPVLAQTMDHDEHSSTDSVPPGFEPISLLEALNGLRSVSPAIPSAPLYDEINFSGGLAGDNRQLSSPEHLSDGSLQKGKVSKSPDSTLRSPSSPIQEEDEEKLSEMSDAQPHTLLSSSPAPTDATATEDVAESLSPDDEDRLHAGGDILQDCSSEHSSLTKTESDPPGDLSLPGSSESTESLKSQSTNCSSQPLLSPTSSLHMEDEHLNP; from the exons atggggTCCATCCTGAGCCGGAGAATCGCTGGCGTGGAGGACATCGATATCCAGGCCAACTCTGCATATCGATTTCCCCCCAAATCCG GGAATTATTTTGCCAGCCACTTCTTCATGGGAGGGGAGAAATTTGACACGCCACATCCTGAGGGATACCTTTTTGGGGAAAACATGGACCTGAATTTTCTTGGAAATAGGCCAGTGCAG TTTCCATATGTGACGCCTGCTCCCCACGAGCCGGTGAAAACCTTGAGGAGCCTGGTCAACATTAGAAAGGACTCCCTCCGTTTGGTCAG ATATAAAGATGACTCTGACACgccagtggaggagggaggaaagccAAAGGTTCAGTACGGCGTGGAGTTTACCTTTGATGCCGATGCTCGGGTTGCGATCACCCTCTACTGCCAGGCTTTTGAAGAGTTCTCTAATGGGATGGCTGT GTACAGCCCCAAAGATCCATCCATGGTCTCTGAAACTGTGCATTACAAGCGAGGTGTGAGCCAACAGTTCTCTATGCCGTCTTTCAAAATAGACTTCAGCGAGTGGAAAGAGGAAGAC ctgaactttgacctcgACCGAGGAGTGTTTCCAATGGTGATCCAAGCTGTGGTTGACGAAGGAGACG atTGCCTTGGACACGCTCATGTGCTCTTAGCAGCCTTCGAGAGG CACGTTGATGGAAGTTTCTCCGTCAAGCCTCTGAAGCAGAAACAAATT GTGGACCGTGTGAGCTACCTCCTACAGGAGATCTATGGGattgagaacaaaaacaaccaagagACCAAG cCCTCCGATGATGAAAACAGTGACAACAGCAACGAGTGTGTCGTGTGCCTGTCCGACCTGCGCGACACACTCATCCTGCCCTGCAGACATTTGTGTCTGTGCAACTCGTGCGCCGACACTCTGCGTTACCAGGCGAACAACTGTCCCATCTGCAGGCTGC CCTTCAGGGCCTTGCTGCAGATCAGAGCTGTGAGGAAAAAGCCTGGAGCTCTTTCGCCCGTCTCCTTCAGTCCCGTCCTGGCTCAGACCATGGACCATGATGAGCACTCA AGCACCGACTCGGTCCCTCCAGGATTTGAGCCCATCTCACTGCTGGAGGCTCTGAACGGCCTCAGGTCTGTGTCCCCGGCGATCCCATCAGCCCCGCTCTACGACGAAATCAACTTTTCAGGGGGTCTCGCCGGCGACAACAGACAGCTGAGCTCTCCGGAGCATTTGAGCGACGGGAGTCTTCAGAAAGGCAAAGTCAGCAAGTCTCCCGACAG CACCCTCAGATCTCCGTCCTCGCCCAtccaggaggaggatgaagagaagCTGTCGGAGATGTCGGACGCTCAGCCGCACACGCTGCTGTccagcagccccgcccccacagaC gcCACAGCGACTGAGGACGTGGCAGAATCTCTGTCTCCTGATGATG agGACAGGCTGCATGCTGGAGGGGACATcctgcaggactgcagcagcgAACACAGCAGCTTGACCAAAACGGAGAGCGACCCGCCGGGCGATCTCTCTCTTCCAG GCTCATCCGAGTCCACAGAAAGCCTGAAGAGTCAGAGCACAAACTGCTCCAGCCAGCCTCTCCTGTCTCCCACGAGTAGCCTTCACATGGAAGACGAGCACCTCAACCCCTGA
- the aanat2 gene encoding arylalkylamine N-acetyltransferase 2, with amino-acid sequence MAQQVSSSPFLKPFFLKTPVRVVSPLQQRRHTLPASEFRNLTPQDAISVFEIEREAFVSVSGECPLTLDEVLNFLGQCPELSLGWFEEGQLVAFIIGSGWDKDRLSQEAMTQHVPGANAVHIHVLSVHRHCRQQGKGSILLWRYLQYLRCVPGLRRALLICEDFLLPFYLKAGFKQKGPSAISVSNMQFQEMECTLSGQAYARRNSGC; translated from the exons ATGGCACAGCAGGTCAGCAGCTCGCCCTTCCTCAAGCCCTTCTTCCTGAAGACGCCGGTCAGGGTGGTCAgtcctctgcagcagaggagacacacactccCCGCCAGCGAGTTCAGGAATCTCACGCCGCAAGACGCCATCAGTGTGTTCGAGATTGAGAGAGAAG CATTTGTCTCGGTGTCTGGAGAGTGTCCTCTCACCCTGGACGAGGTGCTTAATTTCCTGGGTCAGTGCCCCGAGCTGTCGCTGGGCTGGTTTGAGGAGGGCCAGCTGGTGGCGTTCATCATCGGCTCCGGCTGGGACAAAGACAGACTCTCCCAG GAGGCCATGACGCAGCACGTGCCCGGCGCCAACGCCGTGCACATCCACGTCCTGTCGGTGCACCGCCACTGCCGCCAGCAAGGCAAGGGCTCCATCCTCCTGTGGCGCTACCTGCAGTACCTGCGCTGCGTGCCGGGCCTGCGCCGGGCCCTGCTGATCTGCGAGGACTTCCTGCTGCCCTTCTACCTCAAGGCCGGCTTCAAGCAGAAGGGCCCGTCCGCCATCTCGGTGTCCAACATGCAGTTCCAGGAGATGGAGTGCACGCTCAGCGGGCAGGCGTACGCACGGCGGAACAGCGGCTGCTAG
- the mgrn1b gene encoding E3 ubiquitin-protein ligase MGRN1b isoform X2 has translation MGSILSRRIAGVEDIDIQANSAYRFPPKSGNYFASHFFMGGEKFDTPHPEGYLFGENMDLNFLGNRPVQFPYVTPAPHEPVKTLRSLVNIRKDSLRLVRYKDDSDTPVEEGGKPKVQYGVEFTFDADARVAITLYCQAFEEFSNGMAVYSPKDPSMVSETVHYKRGVSQQFSMPSFKIDFSEWKEEDLNFDLDRGVFPMVIQAVVDEGDDCLGHAHVLLAAFERHVDGSFSVKPLKQKQIVDRVSYLLQEIYGIENKNNQETKPSDDENSDNSNECVVCLSDLRDTLILPCRHLCLCNSCADTLRYQANNCPICRLPFRALLQIRAVRKKPGALSPVSFSPVLAQTMDHDEHSSTDSVPPGFEPISLLEALNGLRSVSPAIPSAPLYDEINFSGGLAGDNRQLSSPEHLSDGSLQKGKVSKSPDSTLRSPSSPIQEEDEEKLSEMSDAQPHTLLSSSPAPTDATATEDVAESLSPDDEDRLHAGGDILQDCSSEHSSLTKTESDPPGDLSLPALGPDSCSIGMDE, from the exons atggggTCCATCCTGAGCCGGAGAATCGCTGGCGTGGAGGACATCGATATCCAGGCCAACTCTGCATATCGATTTCCCCCCAAATCCG GGAATTATTTTGCCAGCCACTTCTTCATGGGAGGGGAGAAATTTGACACGCCACATCCTGAGGGATACCTTTTTGGGGAAAACATGGACCTGAATTTTCTTGGAAATAGGCCAGTGCAG TTTCCATATGTGACGCCTGCTCCCCACGAGCCGGTGAAAACCTTGAGGAGCCTGGTCAACATTAGAAAGGACTCCCTCCGTTTGGTCAG ATATAAAGATGACTCTGACACgccagtggaggagggaggaaagccAAAGGTTCAGTACGGCGTGGAGTTTACCTTTGATGCCGATGCTCGGGTTGCGATCACCCTCTACTGCCAGGCTTTTGAAGAGTTCTCTAATGGGATGGCTGT GTACAGCCCCAAAGATCCATCCATGGTCTCTGAAACTGTGCATTACAAGCGAGGTGTGAGCCAACAGTTCTCTATGCCGTCTTTCAAAATAGACTTCAGCGAGTGGAAAGAGGAAGAC ctgaactttgacctcgACCGAGGAGTGTTTCCAATGGTGATCCAAGCTGTGGTTGACGAAGGAGACG atTGCCTTGGACACGCTCATGTGCTCTTAGCAGCCTTCGAGAGG CACGTTGATGGAAGTTTCTCCGTCAAGCCTCTGAAGCAGAAACAAATT GTGGACCGTGTGAGCTACCTCCTACAGGAGATCTATGGGattgagaacaaaaacaaccaagagACCAAG cCCTCCGATGATGAAAACAGTGACAACAGCAACGAGTGTGTCGTGTGCCTGTCCGACCTGCGCGACACACTCATCCTGCCCTGCAGACATTTGTGTCTGTGCAACTCGTGCGCCGACACTCTGCGTTACCAGGCGAACAACTGTCCCATCTGCAGGCTGC CCTTCAGGGCCTTGCTGCAGATCAGAGCTGTGAGGAAAAAGCCTGGAGCTCTTTCGCCCGTCTCCTTCAGTCCCGTCCTGGCTCAGACCATGGACCATGATGAGCACTCA AGCACCGACTCGGTCCCTCCAGGATTTGAGCCCATCTCACTGCTGGAGGCTCTGAACGGCCTCAGGTCTGTGTCCCCGGCGATCCCATCAGCCCCGCTCTACGACGAAATCAACTTTTCAGGGGGTCTCGCCGGCGACAACAGACAGCTGAGCTCTCCGGAGCATTTGAGCGACGGGAGTCTTCAGAAAGGCAAAGTCAGCAAGTCTCCCGACAG CACCCTCAGATCTCCGTCCTCGCCCAtccaggaggaggatgaagagaagCTGTCGGAGATGTCGGACGCTCAGCCGCACACGCTGCTGTccagcagccccgcccccacagaC gcCACAGCGACTGAGGACGTGGCAGAATCTCTGTCTCCTGATGATG agGACAGGCTGCATGCTGGAGGGGACATcctgcaggactgcagcagcgAACACAGCAGCTTGACCAAAACGGAGAGCGACCCGCCGGGCGATCTCTCTCTTCCAG CTCTCGGTCCCGATTCCTGCTCTATTGGTATGGACGAATAA